CATGCCCTCGCTAATTTTTGACGCGGATACTAAGGATACCCCTATCGAAAGTTGAATCTCAGACGTCAACAAGATTTTTCCCCATTGTTTGAGAAAGCATAGGACAAAGATAAAGTTGCCAACAACTATTGGGACAAAGATCAATTCTCAATACAACACCCACTGTTCACCAAACCTGCATTGTAAAAATAAATGTTGATGCATTTCAATATTTTTGCAAAAGGACCAACACGGTTCCAGGCCACTTTGTTTATCTCATCACTTGCTTAGTGAGAACCGCACTTTGGAACAACTACCAGAGAAAGATTTGTATTTTCAAAGGCAACTTAGTTGCCCAAATCTATTTAAAGTGGCACCTGGCAAGGTGTTTTTCAAGCCATTTATACATGGATTGATGgtatatacaccatttttatgtaAGCCCCGGTGAACAGTATCAGATTCATTAATGAGTTGCAAAGTTTCCACAGACACGCACCACATGCCACTAATTAAGCAACTCAGGATTCAACCTTCTCATGAAAAAGTTGTTCATATTAATCTGGTGGAATTAGGAAACAGTACTTTCAGGCTCATTGCATATAGCAAACAACTGGGGGAAATGCTTACTAAGAGGAGCTTGCCTATGAAGGGAGTCTTTCCACACCCTAGCAATATCATCCATCCCGATTTTTTTTCTTCCAACCATATAAATCTATTTCACCTTTAGAATAGATTTCCAGCAGGGAAATCAGAGAATCTAGGTTGATATATACTCCCAAATTTCCCGAAAAGCCAATTATAGGTTCTTCTCTCCATCGGAACAATAGGGCCGTTATGCTTATTACTAAACTTGTTGAAGAGATGAAATAGAACCAAGGTCTATCTTTTTTATCAGAGGTTGAATCTATCATCAGACGATCGAAATAAAAAATCAATGGAATTACACCGCGCGCTTCTGTCAAAACATTGAactaagttagtacaaagttgaattatctattttggaacggagagagtattttTGTAGACTAAGTGAAATCTAAAGAAGTTGACCTAGGACATACTTAGAACTACAAATATTTTGGATCGAGATATTTTTTTTTTTGAAGTTCGTTCTTCATACTCCTTCCGTGCTAAAATAAGTGTACCTGATTTAatacaaagttattttggaacggaggagtaCTTAACATAAAAGTCCCTatctcaaaataaaataaaataaaaatcaagAGTCCCAGATAGGACCAAACGCCGGGATGCCGGCCTTCTTGCATCTCCTCACGACGTCCCTGCTCCCCTCCGGGTTGCTCgtcaccaccaccgcctccgcgTTCCACTGTCGTGCCGCGCCAACGGCCAGCTCCGAGACATCCGGACGCCCCATGGTCATCGTGTCGTGCACGATCACACGCTCTCCAAGGTTCTCGTTGCTCGTCACCATGGCTCTTATCCCGTCGCCGTAGTTGGCGTCGATGTCCTTGGCCACCCAGACCAGAGATACCTCCGCCCAACTTGGTTGCATAAGGAACGACAGGAACACGCATATGCCGGAGCCGGTCGCGACCATGGTGACTCTCTGGTACATGCTGATGAGGTAGGGCAGCCCGGCGAAGTGGACTGTACGTACCCAAAGGTggctgggcgggtcggagacgagGCCCCGGGTGAAGTCTCCCACTGCGCCAGCGAGCATGGCGTGAGTGTCCCTGTCGTCGGAGATGATGCCGAAGGCGTGCCACTCGGAGAGCGGCGAGCGGCTGATGCGACCGAGCAGGCCGGCCTTGACGCCGCCTTGGAAGGTTATGATGGACGCGCGGGTAGACGGCGCGGTGACCGTGACCGGCACGCGGCGCACGGTGAGCCACGGGAGGAAGGTGAAGAAGGTGATGGCGGCCGTCAGCCATAGCTCTTGGCGCTTAGCCAGGGAGGCTACGGTCAGCCTGTGGTAAGATCTGATTGCCGGGTTGTAGCCAGCAGTGAGCATGACGAAAGCCCAGAGCAGTGCGAGCGCGCTCCAGCCAGCGAATCGGTGCGTACGCTCGAACACGTTGTGATGGAGGTGGCGCACGAGCGGAAATGCCGCGAGGCACGAGAGTGCAACCAGGCCGAGTATTGCGGACGCGACGCTCACGATCTCGGGTGGCGTCACGCCGCGGAGCTCGAGCGCCTGCACGAGCGCGTATACCAGCCACGCCAGCGAGGACATGCCGCAGCCGCTGTGGACACCGCCGAGGGACTGGAGGATAGCCGTAACGCCGGTCTTTACGGCGACCGGCACCCATGGCCGGCCGAGGAGCGCGACGGTGAGCCAGAAGACTCCCCGGAGCACCGCCTCGGAGCGGCACAGCGTGAGCGCCAGTATATTCCCGATGGCGAAGACGGCGGCGTGGCGCTTGGCGTAAGGGAAGCGGCCGGTTGCCGCGGCAGCGAGCCCCGCCGCATTCAGCGCGATGCAGAGCATGAAGAGTCGCTTGTAAACGGTGAACAAGCCTTGGTCGAGCAGTATGACGCCGAGCCTGGAGTGCCCAGCCGCCGCCCTCACAGGCTTAGCCGGCGCGTTGGATCTCCTGCTCTGCACGCGAGAAACGTCAGCGGCGGTGAGGGACATCTCCTCGTCCGTAGCGACAGACTCATCGTCCGTGTCGCCATCGCTGATGTCGTCGAGGTCGCAGAAGTGGGTGCTCGCACGGCTGCGCGCCGTGAGAAAGCTCGTGGTGGAGTAATTACGGTTGAAAGGCTGAGGGAACCACACCCATCGGCCGCCGCCGGATTCGGCGGGCGGCGAGTCGGAAGGACTAGCGGCAGTGTCTAGAGCAAAGGGGCTTGCCGGCGAGGGCTTGATCTCGAAGGCGACGCCACGGCAGCTAGAGAACTTGATGGCCATGCCCATGGGCTTTGCTGCGGGGCCTTGTTCGTCCATGGCGTCGATCGGCAAGTAACGTGTTCTCCACACGCCTGTACTCTAGTCTAGCATACAACAGTTGCATGGGTGGGGTGCTACCTATGCAGATGCGCATACGTATTTATAGCCAGGTATGGCTAGCTAGCTATAGGCATCGATCATGCACCCATACGAGTGACGATTCAGTTTCAACCATATAAAATTTGAAGTCCAGTTACTCGAGGCAAATTCCGGCGACGGAGAATTAGTCAACTTTCTGACCTTTGCAACTTGATTGGAAATCTATACTACTATATGCCCCGCAAGAAGGGGGGTGCTGGATGAAGCCCTCGCTGTGAGAATTCGCGGCCGCGGCAAGTGTCGATCGTTACACATTGCGACTAGCATCTACTACTATGTCAACCCCAGGACCTTGTGGCCATGGGTGTTCAAAATGAGGTAGTATCCAATGGAAACTTGGAATCTCTAACATGGGCCTTTGGATCTCGAATGTACGGATCAGATCGTCCAACAACCTGTACCACACATTTTGCGGAAAACGCCTGCTTGCATTTGCATGACGTCTTGGCGATTTGATGTttagcaattttattttattatgaaCTTCTGGGTTATATCTGTTCTTCATATATTGGTTATCTGATTATGAGCGTTCTGGTGAGTACATGTAAAAACTTTAATTATGTGAAACAAGATTTATGTGAAACTCGCTCGATGCAGAAGCCGGGGCTTATCCTCCTTTTAAAAAAGATTATGTGAAACTCAGCAAACTGAAGTTAAACAAGTTGGTGTACTTAATCTTTCCAgtcaaatagtcaaattccaatcgAGTTTGTGGCTTTTGACTATTTCTACTACTCTCATCAGGCTCCTTTGTATATGTAGTTTTATTTGTTTCGACGCTTTCAAAGATTCCATCAAACATGTCCATATCAACTTCATTGAAATGGGTTCACTTCTCCAAATAGGAACATATCAGTTCAATTGTCACAAAGATCACATAATTGGCGTTTCTACTACTATGACACTAGTGTACATGGTCAAGCACTCATATGTAAACAATAATGGAGCTAGGAGGATGCATGATTTGTTAAATGGATATATCTAAATAACATTTTACATCAAAAATCACAACTAATAAGAATGAAAAATTGTTAcgttctcaacaaggcttgcccataaTGAATCCCCATAGATCATCTCTAGCCCTTCCCCTATCCTTTAATCCCCTAAACTTCCCCTTATCTTTTAAGCCACCAAAATTTTAGGGATTCATCTTTTCTTTACACCTAGTCCTCACCCTACAACTTAATTCGCTAAAAAAGTTGTTGTTTCTTTTCCAAATGATTGCATACAAACTCTATTTGAGCATATATTTTCACAACATATTAGATCAAAACTTCAGACAATACACACAATTCAAGTATATACCGAattcaatgttttcaaatttgaatattaAAATTCAAACACACAATACGGTGCAAATGAACTAATGATCCAAATAAAATATGATAAAAGCACAAGAATCAAGTGCTATGAAGTTACCAATGGTGCTCAGCAAGATCATCTTGGAATTGGCTGTGAGTTTCTTGGTTGTCGATCCTTCGATATGCTTCAAGGAATGCTTGGACATTGTTTGGGTTACTTCGCGGCTCCACCATGGCACCATTGTTGATGAACTTCAAGTTCTCGGGTCCTCTCTCTCatgctcgatgatcatgttgtgcaagacaaCACATGTTGTCCTGATCCTACATAGTCTCTAAGGATTCTCGTACTCAACACAGATGCGGACAATCGGAAAGCGCTTTTGAAGCACAACAAAAGCTCTCTCAacatccttttgaaggaaatatgccctagaggcaataataaagttgttatttatatttccttgtatcatgataaatgtttattattcatgctagaattgtattaaccggaaagttagtacatgtgtgaatacatagacaaacagaatgtccctagtatgcctctacttgactagctcgttaatcaaatatggttaagtttcctagccatagacatgtgttgtcatttgataaacgggatcacatcattacagaatgatgtgatggacaagacccatccgttagcttagcataatgatcgtttagtttttctgctattgctttcttcatgacttatacatgttcctcagactatgagattatgcaactcccgaatactggaggaacaccttgtgtgctatcaaacgtcacaacgtaactgggtgattataaagatgctctacaggtgtctctgatggtgtttgttgagttggcatagattaagattaggatttgtcactccgtgtatcagagaggtatcgctgggccctctcggtaatgcacatcactataagccttgcaagcaatgtgactaatgagttagttgtggtatgatgcattatggaacgagtaaagagacttgccggtgacgagattgaactaggtatgatgataccgacgatggaatctcgggcaagtaacatatcgatgacaaagggaacaacgtatgtggttatgcggtttgactgataaagatcttcgtagaatatgtgggaaccaatatgagcatccaggttccgctattggttattgaccgaagatgtgtcttagtcatgtctacatagttctcgaacccgtagggtccacacgcttaacgttcgatgacgatttgtatatgagttatgtgatttgatgaccgaaggttgtttggagtccctgatgagatcacggacatgacgaggagtctcgaaatgggcgagacataaagattcatatattggaaggttaggacactggaatggttcgggTCAATCCGgatgagtttcggagtaccgggggttactggacccccccgggaagttattgggcctcatgggactagtggtggaagagaggaggccggccaaggagtGACGCCCCCCCCCcctaagcccaatccgaattgggttagggttgggaggggcggaccccctttccttctctcctccttctccttccctccttctcctactaggaataggaaagatgaggggaatcctactaggactagggagtcctaatagaattccccacacctggcgcgcccccttagggactgccacctcttccctcccctcctttatatacgtggccaggggcaccccatagacacacaagttgatcttttggcCATGTGCTTCCCCCtcaacagttacacacctcggtcatatcgttgtagtgcttaggtgaagccctgcatcggtaacttcatcatcaccgtcactacGCTGTCGTgcagacggaactctccctcggtctcaactggatcaagattttgagggacgtcatcgagctgaacatgtgctgatcgcggaggtgttgtgcgttcagtacttggatcggttggatcgcgaagacgttcaactacatcaaccacgttactaaatgcttccgctttcggtctacgagggtacgtagacacactctcccctctcgttgctatgcatctcctagatagatcttgcatgatcgtaggtaattttttgaaatattgtgttccccaacagtggcatccgagcaaggtctatgcgtagttgttatatgcacgagtagaacacaatgagttgtgggcgataatagtcatactgcttaccaacatgtcttactttgattcagcggtattgttggatggagcggcccagaccgacattacatgaccgcgttcatgagacttgttctaccgacatgcttcgcacacaggtggctaatgggtgtctatttctccagctttagttgaatcgagtttgactacgctcggtccttgttgaaggttaaaacaacacacttgacgaaaaattgttgtggttttgatgcgtaggtaagaacggttcttgctagaagcccgtagcagccacgtaaaacttgcaacaacaaagtagaggacgtctaacttgtctaacttgtttttgcagggcatgttgtgatgtgatatggtcaagacgtgatgatataaattgttgtatgagatgatcatgttttgtaacagttatcggcaactggcaggagccatatggttgtcgctttattgtatgaaatgtaatcgccatgtaattgctttactttatcactaagcggtagcgatagtcgtagaagcaatagttggcgagacgacaacgatgctacgatggagataaaggtgtcaagccggtgacgatggtgatcatgacggtgctttggagatggagatcaaaggcataagatgatgatggccatctcatatcacttattttgattgcatgtgatgtttatcctttatgcatcttattttttttagtacggcggtagcattataagatgattgagggagtcctggattagggggtgtttgggtagccggactataccttcagccggactcccggactatgaagatacaagattgaagacttcatcccgtgtccggatgggactttccttggcgtggaaggcaagcttggcgatgcgatattcaaagatctcctaccattgtaaccgactctgtgtaaccctaaccctatccggtgtctatataaatcggagggttgtagtctgtaggacagaatcaactccatacactatcataccataggctagcttctagggtttagcctccttgatctcgtggtagatgtactcttgtaatacccatatcatcaatattaatcaagcaggagtagggtattacctccatcgagagggcccgaacctgggtaaaacaaagtgtcccctgtctcctgttaccatccggcctagacgcacagttcgggaccccttacccgagatccgccggttttgacaccgacattggtgctttcattgagagttcctctatgtcgtcgcctttaggcccgatggctcctttgatcatcaacaacgacacggtccagggtgaggcttttctccccggacagatcttcgtcttcggcggcttcgctctgcgggccaattcgctcggccacctggagcagatcgaaagctacgcccctggccatcaggtcaggtttggaagcctaaattacatggccgacatccgcggggacttgatcttcgacggattcaagccacaaccaagcgcgccgcactgtctcgatgggcatgatgtagctctgccgccgaacagtgctttGGGGGCCGCACGCGCactggttccgaccattgattcggagcctactgcaccgatcgaggatcagcggttggtcgCTGCCTTAGGggttgcgatctcagaggcgatcgagccgaactccagccccgcactccgcatggcccatgactccgaggagccggattcctcttcgaactccgagccccccgcgcccctgccaatcgaatccgattgggcgccggtaagggagttcactgccgcggacatctttcagcactcgcccttcagcgacatcctgaattctctaaagtctctctcattgtcaggagagccctggccgaactacgttcagcaagggtgggatacggacggtgaggaaattcaaaacccacccaccacccactttgtagccactgtcgacgattttaccgacatgcttgacttcggctccgaagacatcgatggcatggacgacgatataggagacgaacaggaactagcacctgtagggcgctggaaagccacctcgtcatatgacatatatatggtggatactccaaaagatggagatggcgatggaacagtgggggataacGCCCCCAAGAAATAGCCAAAGAgccggcgtcagcggcgtcgctctaaatcccgccaaagcaaaaacggtgattccggcatgggagatagtactaccccggatagcaccgaagaacacccacctcagcaagattcggcacgggaagatggagaagccagccctcgtgagagagcggcagaccaagaggtCAAGGATGATAACCATactcctccctctgaagacgaggcaagcctcgatgacgacgaattcgtcataccatcagaccccgccgaacaagagcgttttaaacacaggcttttagccacggcaagaagcctcaagaaaaagcagcaacagcttagagcttcccaagatttgctagctgacaaatggactaaagtccttacggccgaagagtatgaactcgaaggcccctccaagagttacccgaagcgcaggctgctaccccaatcagaggaggaagcacctacatcaccagcgcatgacatggcagaccggccacctcgcggccgcgacaaagaggcctcttggtcctccacccaagccatgccccgatgccgctcaactaaggcacgggaaaatgcgcccgacctgcgaaacatactagaggataaggcaagacaaacaagatcgatctacggatcgcgcaggcgccctacggcatgtgacaatgatcttcactccagatacaacaaatccggccgggccgaacacaacagacatagctcttccgagctgcgtcgtgatatagcccaatacagaggcgccgcacacccgctgtgcttcacgaatgaagtaatggatcataaaatcccagagggtttcaaacccgtaaacatcgagtcatacgatgccacaacagacccggcggtatggatcgaggattatatccttcacatccacatggcacgcggcgatgatctaaacgccataaaatacctcccgctcaaactcaaaggaccggcccggcattggctcaacagcttgccagcagactcaatcggttcttgggaggacctagaagccgcattcctcgacaacttccagggcacttacgtgcgaccgccggatgccgacgacttaagccacataattcagcagccagaagaatcagccagacaattctggacatggttcctaacaaagaaaaaccagatagtcgactgtccggacgcagaggccctagcagcctttaagcataacatccgcgacgagtggcttgcccggcacctgggacaggaaaagccgaaatccatggcagccctcacgacactcatgacccgcttttgcgcgggtgaagacagctggctagctcgcagtaacaacttatcaaagaaccctggtaattcaaatACCAAGGacgaaagtggcaggacacgtcggtataagcaaaaacgccgcgttaacagcgacagcaatgaagacacggcagtcaatgcaggattcaaaagctataaatccggtcagcgaaaaagccattcaaaaagaatactcagggcccgtccagtttggaccaaatactcgatcgcttgtgacagatacatggcacccccgaaaggccagccaatcacactaacagggattgttgggtgttcaagcaggcaggcaaattaagagccaaaaacagagacaaggggctgcacagcgacgacgaggagcccaagccgccgaacaacaatggacaaaagggctttcccccacaagtgcggacggtgaacatgatatatgcaacccacattcccaagcgggagcggaagcgtgcgctacgggacgtatacgcgatggagccagtcgccccaaagttcaacccatggtcctcctgcccgatcacttttgatcgaagggaccatcccactagcatccgtcatggcagcttcgccgcattggttctcgacccaatcatcgacggatttcatctcacaagagtcctcatggacggcggcagtagcctgaacctgctttatcaggatacagtgcagaaaatgggcatagatccctcaaggattaaacccacaagaacgacctttaaaggcgttataccaggtgtagaagccaactgtacaggctcagtaacacttgacatggtcttcggatccccggacaatttccgaagcgatgagttaatcttcgatatagtcccatttcgcagtggctatcacgccctgctcggacgaaccgcattcgcaaaattcaatgcggtgccgcactacgcatatctcaagctcaagatgccaggccctcgaggagtaattacggtcaatggaaacaccgaacgctccctccgtatggaggagcatacggcggctctcgcagcggaggtacaaagtagccttcttaggcaattctgcagtccggccattaaaaagccagacactgccaagcgcgcccggagtaacctacagcaggaccgcctggcacactctgagcaagcgtagcaatgcggccccaaccccagctctcgcgacatagcgaaaccagtactttgcgtacataactacgcccttgaaataccatgggcacaggggaaggggcacaataacggcacgcccaaaatatggcctaaaacgtaccaggggctggcggattctttttttttaattttttcttatttccaggactccatacttcgggcgacctgttcggcaattcgactgccgcacaaacgatgcaagatccagggaagtagacaagccatgccgcattatggaaaccccaggtggtctctgttacgagaggtatacctgctttaaataaaattccgcggcctgcccctgtaaggacatactgaatagtccaatatcttttgcttaccgcactatttgtatcgttcggctttgataaatagcctctctatatacaatgcatagctttttgtctatcttTCGCATTAcaatctcttttatatatgttcattaatgacatgttgcacccgtacactgtggtacggcaagtacgccaggggcttcagtaccctttaatatggcgtgagaagtccgtacactttcacaagtgcggcaccccgaacttatagcactatatgcatcggctccgaatcatgatttgggtcaatagttgggtttgcccggctcctatgttttggtgccttacgttccgctatatcggctaaggtagcactaggagaaccactgcgattgtgccccggttgagctgggttgagcacctcagtggagaaagctaaaactaactgtcatgatgaggcgagagaccggtcgctgttcgagaggtttttcgagtccctaaaggcttatgccgcttcgagcgaggagctggatgacCCCAGCCAAGGCATGCATAGCGCCCCGAacccggtcttccgaactaggggcttcaccgaaatttaaaattataaagttctatggctaagtgagagtgttcaagcattatagtccgattgcctggttcgtcgtgctgagcgcctccctcgaaggacccaaccatgggaaaaagagcgcttaggtttatcaccgaacaccccagcactagtggcatgggggcagaagcggaCGACTGGCcagctctcaatttttgataaaaggccgcacagaaaataatattttaaattcaataagcattgcttagcgcatatgaacaagttttcagcgcacaggataaacacgagcgaattcattcaaaaattacatccttggtgcattcatccgccacaaggcgggcacccacaagaacatccttatagtagttctcgggcttgcgatgctccttccccggcggcggcccgtccctcacaagcttctcaccgtccagcttaccccagtgcacctttgcacgggcaagggccctgtgggcaccttcgatgcagacaaagcgcttgatgacctcgagccttagacaggcctccaccagccgccacaccagcccgaagtagctcccaggaagggcctctccgggccacagccgaactatgaagcccttcatggcctgttcggccgccttgtggagttcgaccaactgtttcagctggtcgctcaagggcacagggtgtccggcctcagcatactgagaccagaacaccttctccgtcgagctgccctcttcagctcggtagaatgcagcggcatcggatacgctgcggggaagatctacgaatgcccctggagaactccggattcgggtaagtaacaagtagtttactcttatatttctgctttgcataaagaatgccttacccgctgctatcttcttcatatcctccaactctcggagggccttttgggcttcggccttggcagacttggcagtctcaagggccgccgcgagcttggacgcttgggtctttgactcaagctccaaactctcatgttttttcatgagagcctgaagctcttgctgcacctcgccgacctgagccccaagtttctctcgctcggtgccctCCGtgaccgttttcttttcggccttagatagcgcctgcttgagggtcgccacctcagtcgtggcccctacaataagcagtacaatcctgttgttttttgcaatcacgcctctctataggcacccttttctgtaaggtatttcctaccttctttctcctcgagctgccgcttggcaaggccgagctcttgctcggtc
The Triticum dicoccoides isolate Atlit2015 ecotype Zavitan chromosome 3A, WEW_v2.0, whole genome shotgun sequence genome window above contains:
- the LOC119271585 gene encoding adenylate-forming reductase 06235-like, whose product is MDEQGPAAKPMGMAIKFSSCRGVAFEIKPSPASPFALDTAASPSDSPPAESGGGRWVWFPQPFNRNYSTTSFLTARSRASTHFCDLDDISDGDTDDESVATDEEMSLTAADVSRVQSRRSNAPAKPVRAAAGHSRLGVILLDQGLFTVYKRLFMLCIALNAAGLAAAATGRFPYAKRHAAVFAIGNILALTLCRSEAVLRGVFWLTVALLGRPWVPVAVKTGVTAILQSLGGVHSGCGMSSLAWLVYALVQALELRGVTPPEIVSVASAILGLVALSCLAAFPLVRHLHHNVFERTHRFAGWSALALLWAFVMLTAGYNPAIRSYHRLTVASLAKRQELWLTAAITFFTFLPWLTVRRVPVTVTAPSTRASIITFQGGVKAGLLGRISRSPLSEWHAFGIISDDRDTHAMLAGAVGDFTRGLVSDPPSHLWVRTVHFAGLPYLISMYQRVTMVATGSGICVFLSFLMQPSWAEVSLVWVAKDIDANYGDGIRAMVTSNENLGERVIVHDTMTMGRPDVSELAVGAARQWNAEAVVVTSNPEGSRDVVRRCKKAGIPAFGPIWDS